The nucleotide sequence GGAGGTCGGAGGTCGGAGGTCGGAGGTGGGAACGGACTGGAAGTCCGTGGGACGCACAGACTGGAAGTCTGTGTTACTGTTGAGGGTGAATGCCAAGGGGGACTGAGACTGAGGACAGGCAGCTGCGAAGCCGCGAAGCGAATGCCTGACCCACCCACAGGCTGAAAGCCTGTGTCACGGTGGGGAGATGATGGGACAAGGGTTGAGAACGGTCGCCTTTTTCGCGGGCTTGTTGAAAATGGTTGAGAAAATGAAGATGAAGAAGGTATATTCCAGATATGAGCACAGTGGCCGAGATCGAGAAGGCCATCTCTCTTTTGCCGTCGGAAGATTTTCTGATGTTGGGGAGGTGGTTTGATGAACAGCGCAATTTGCGTTGGGATGGGCAGATGGATCGTGATGCGGAGTTTGGAGCATTGGATTTTCTTGCAGACGAATTGGATGGTCATCTTTCCAATGGGGAGGTGCGTCCGCTGAATGAAATCCTCCGCCACTCCTAGATTTTGGAAGTTGTATGAGGCTCTGCCGGTGGCGGTTCAGAGGAAGGCTGACAAGGCTTATGGTTTGTGGCATGAGAACCCTTATCATCCGTCGTTGCACTTCAAAAAGGTGGGAAGGTTTTGGAGCGTGAGAGTGGATGACAATTTCCGAGCCATTGCCGAGGTGCGGGACGATACGGCTTACTGGTTGTGGATTGGCGACCATGGCGAGTATGAGTTGTTGATTGCCAGGAAGCGGTGATGGCGGCGCAGAGGGCAGTGGTGGTGGGCCGGGCCGGCGGAGGGGCCAGTGTGGAACCTGGCGGTCCTGGGGCAAGGCGTTACATTCTGCAACGGTTTTGATGCCACTTTCGGGATGGACG is from Phragmitibacter flavus and encodes:
- a CDS encoding BRO-N domain-containing protein: MSTLALFEEKQVRRAWNQTDEKWYFSIDDVVEVLTGSINVKDHIKKLRKRDSTLNTYQGTNCPLVAMPGADGKIRPIRAANAESMLRLIQSIPSPKAEPFKLWLAKVGYERLEEIEDPELATCLHHVHPESGIKTVAECNALPQDRQVPHWPLRRPGPPPLPSAPPSPLPGNQQLILAMVANPQPVSRIVPHLGNGSEIVIHSHAPKPSHLFEVQRRMIRVLMPQTISLVSLPLNRHRQSLIQLPKSRSGGGFHSADAPPHWKDDHPIRLQENPMLQTPHHDPSAHPNANCAVHQTTSPTSENLPTAKERWPSRSRPLCSYLEYTFFIFIFSTIFNKPAKKATVLNPCPIISPP